The following proteins are encoded in a genomic region of Fervidobacterium pennivorans DSM 9078:
- a CDS encoding ABC-F family ATP-binding cassette domain-containing protein, with the protein MINIKNLTIEFPEKVLFKNFSALVTKDDKIGLMGKNGSGKTTLIKALVGKFKDYSGEINVSGKIVLLDQFREFTEKTPIDYYLSVSKTPEQERLSRSILKGFGFEEKDWTRDINTFSGGEKTKLQIGRLFLEEPDFLLLDEPTNFLDLKSINFLKNLLKNSKIGYIIISHDRDFLRATCNKFWDINNETIWVFNTNFDNYLIERKRIIETQERQYKNMAKEIERLKKIIDQYRKWGREKLIKQAKSKEKVLEKMMEELESMPVKYLEEDEKYIEIPQPEKTGYIVLKVENLSYPPLLKDVTFTVFEKDKIGIVGPNGSGKTTLLKIILGLIKASGKLEFGYNVKPAFVDQFIEKLDPESTVFDEIFEEMPDKPDYVIRAYAGRFGFIHEDVFKPISTLSGGERQILALSKVLLQKPNVLILDEPTNHMDLQTVEALEKALKEYQGSVILVSHDLELLKNTCNRFLVIDNKQLFEVRDFEELTLRIYDILNEKTVQKQQKVQTDFEEKKRIKNTLKNLRTKLEGLENEEKSLSIKIEEINKNMHSVSDYQKVMDLFKEKEELEEKALEILEEIENTKEKILELEKSLEE; encoded by the coding sequence ATGATAAATATAAAGAATTTAACCATTGAATTTCCAGAAAAAGTACTTTTCAAAAACTTCAGTGCACTCGTTACTAAAGACGATAAGATAGGCTTAATGGGAAAAAATGGCAGTGGAAAAACCACTTTAATCAAAGCTTTGGTTGGAAAGTTTAAAGACTACAGCGGCGAAATAAACGTCTCAGGAAAGATCGTACTTTTAGATCAATTCAGAGAATTTACCGAAAAAACCCCGATCGATTACTATTTAAGTGTTTCAAAAACTCCTGAACAAGAAAGACTTTCAAGAAGTATTTTGAAAGGTTTTGGTTTTGAAGAGAAAGACTGGACGAGAGATATAAACACTTTCAGCGGTGGTGAAAAAACGAAGCTCCAAATCGGGAGACTTTTTTTGGAAGAACCTGATTTTTTGTTGTTAGACGAACCAACGAACTTTTTGGACCTCAAGAGTATAAATTTTCTCAAAAATTTGTTAAAAAATAGCAAAATTGGTTATATAATAATCTCACACGACAGAGACTTTCTAAGAGCTACTTGCAACAAATTTTGGGATATAAACAACGAAACTATATGGGTCTTTAACACCAATTTTGATAACTACCTAATTGAAAGAAAGAGAATAATTGAAACTCAAGAGAGACAGTACAAAAACATGGCAAAAGAGATAGAAAGACTTAAGAAGATCATCGATCAGTACAGAAAGTGGGGACGAGAAAAACTCATCAAACAGGCAAAGAGCAAAGAAAAAGTTCTTGAAAAAATGATGGAAGAACTCGAAAGTATGCCTGTCAAATACCTTGAAGAAGATGAGAAATACATTGAAATTCCGCAACCTGAAAAGACTGGATACATTGTACTGAAAGTTGAAAATCTTTCTTATCCGCCGTTACTTAAAGATGTCACTTTCACAGTCTTTGAAAAAGACAAGATAGGAATCGTTGGACCTAACGGTAGCGGTAAGACAACACTCTTAAAGATAATTTTGGGACTTATAAAAGCCTCTGGAAAATTGGAATTCGGGTACAACGTTAAACCAGCCTTTGTCGACCAATTTATTGAAAAGCTCGATCCCGAAAGCACTGTCTTTGACGAAATATTCGAAGAGATGCCAGATAAACCGGATTATGTAATTAGAGCCTACGCTGGTAGATTTGGATTTATCCACGAAGATGTCTTCAAACCTATCTCAACATTGAGTGGCGGTGAAAGACAAATCTTAGCTCTTTCAAAAGTCCTTTTACAAAAACCAAATGTTCTCATATTAGACGAACCAACAAATCATATGGATCTTCAAACCGTGGAAGCGCTTGAAAAAGCCCTAAAAGAATACCAAGGAAGCGTTATTTTGGTATCGCATGATTTGGAGCTTTTGAAAAACACTTGCAACAGGTTTTTGGTCATAGACAACAAACAACTATTTGAAGTTAGAGATTTTGAAGAACTCACGTTAAGGATTTACGATATACTGAATGAGAAAACTGTTCAAAAACAGCAAAAAGTACAAACTGACTTTGAAGAAAAAAAGAGAATAAAAAATACCTTGAAAAATCTAAGAACAAAACTTGAAGGACTTGAGAATGAAGAAAAATCGTTGTCAATTAAAATAGAAGAGATAAACAAAAACATGCATTCAGTTAGTGACTATCAAAAAGTTATGGATTTATTCAAAGAAAAAGAAGAGCTTGAAGAGAAAGCGCTTGAAATTCTCGAGGAGATTGAAAATACGAAAGAAAAAATTCTAGAACTTGAAAAATCTTTGGAGGAATAA
- a CDS encoding GNAT family N-acetyltransferase, translated as MRITISNEIDKEILKIMLSEEEFHNFAQSRFLPTQKVVLNFYNDSEYIGFVEFEIKSANRNGYVTYLVLPENRGKGYGKEMLRKAVDFAFSNLNLFRITAEVYEYNKRSIGLLESLGFELEGRLRKAKYYNGKYWDILVFGKRRDS; from the coding sequence ATGAGAATAACTATTTCAAACGAAATTGATAAAGAAATACTCAAAATCATGCTTTCGGAAGAAGAATTTCATAACTTTGCTCAGAGTAGATTTTTGCCTACTCAGAAGGTAGTGTTGAATTTTTACAATGATTCTGAGTACATCGGATTTGTTGAATTTGAAATAAAGAGTGCTAACAGGAACGGATACGTAACTTATCTTGTTCTTCCAGAGAATCGCGGTAAAGGTTACGGAAAAGAAATGCTCCGTAAAGCTGTTGATTTTGCTTTTTCAAATCTGAACCTTTTTAGAATTACTGCCGAAGTATACGAGTATAACAAAAGATCGATAGGGCTTTTAGAATCTTTAGGCTTTGAACTTGAAGGTAGACTTAGGAAAGCCAAGTATTACAACGGAAAGTACTGGGATATCTTGGTTTTCGGAAAACGAAGGGACAGCTGA
- a CDS encoding deoxyribonuclease IV, which produces MINLDLIIGAHMPIGRGFSKVPVESVEIGGNTFQIFPHNPRQWVPKLPEKEDVKEYFKMVEKYELNLDTFLCHAGYLINIASPKTDVWEKSVELLLIEMNICAELGIKYLNIHPGSHLGNGEDVGTENIVKALNIVMEKEKTVYIALENVTKKGGNIGYNYYQMKKIIDSVKYPERIALTFDTCHGFDAGYDITTKEGVEKLLKEISETVGIERLKFIHLNDTKGELGSNKDRHENIGKGFIGREGLKNFLSFKEFSSLPLLLETPGDNPEHAQDIAIVKEIFESIKS; this is translated from the coding sequence GTGATAAACTTGGATCTAATAATAGGTGCACATATGCCGATAGGAAGAGGATTTTCAAAAGTTCCAGTTGAAAGCGTTGAGATAGGTGGAAATACATTTCAGATATTTCCTCATAATCCAAGGCAGTGGGTTCCAAAGCTGCCGGAGAAGGAAGATGTCAAAGAATACTTCAAAATGGTTGAAAAATACGAACTAAATCTCGACACTTTTTTGTGTCATGCTGGCTACTTAATAAACATCGCGAGTCCAAAAACGGATGTATGGGAAAAATCTGTTGAGCTTTTACTTATCGAAATGAATATATGTGCCGAGCTTGGCATAAAGTATCTTAACATACACCCAGGCAGTCATCTCGGAAACGGTGAAGACGTCGGGACCGAAAATATAGTTAAAGCATTAAATATAGTTATGGAAAAAGAAAAGACTGTCTACATAGCACTTGAGAACGTCACTAAAAAAGGCGGTAATATAGGTTACAATTATTACCAAATGAAAAAAATCATAGATTCTGTGAAATATCCTGAAAGAATTGCTCTCACGTTTGATACTTGTCACGGTTTCGATGCAGGTTACGATATAACTACAAAAGAAGGTGTTGAAAAACTTCTAAAAGAAATATCAGAAACCGTTGGGATTGAAAGGTTGAAATTCATACATTTGAACGACACGAAAGGTGAATTGGGCTCAAACAAAGACAGGCATGAAAACATTGGAAAAGGTTTCATAGGTAGAGAAGGGCTCAAGAACTTCCTATCTTTCAAAGAATTTTCTTCTCTACCGCTTTTGCTTGAAACACCTGGAGATAATCCAGAACACGCTCAAGATATTGCGATTGTTAAAGAGATATTTGAAAGTATAAAATCTTAG
- a CDS encoding NAD+ synthase: MKSLKLRVTLAQLNPTIGDFEGNVRKAFEAIDFAEENESDIVVFPELFITGYPPEDLVLRTSFLKANLNALEKVVEYTTGKNVTVIIGFIDTADDAYNSAAVIKNGLVIAKYYKQLLPNYSVFDEQRYFKAGDKGLVLTFGSVKVGVNICEDIWSPIGPVSEEVFGGKAQVIVNLSASPYFSGKPQLRREYLTKKAYDHHCAIVYVNTVGGQDELVFDGGSLVVDPAGNIFAQGKAFEEDIFTVDIDVEESLRSVLHDPRRREFEHRIDKSRIVNVEIGSLRKKTKKIAETKFERELENEEELFEALKLALKDYVHKNGFKKVILGLSGGIDSALVATIAKESLGAENVRVLLMPSQFSSESSVTDAIKLSENLGIRYDIVPITKVFESYLNVLERVFEGKPFDITEENLQARIRGNYLMAMSNKFNYLVLTTGNKSEIATGYSTLYGDSAGGFALIKDLYKIDVYRICRWYNKKHGEVIPENILTKAPSAELRPNQKDQDTLPPYEILDEILKLYIEEEYSIEEVVEKGFDRKTVEYVARLVKINEYKRRQMPIGPKLTKRGFGKDRRMPITNKFFE; this comes from the coding sequence GTGAAAAGTTTGAAACTTCGAGTTACTCTTGCACAGCTTAATCCAACAATCGGCGACTTCGAAGGCAACGTCCGCAAAGCATTTGAGGCGATAGACTTTGCGGAAGAAAACGAATCAGATATAGTCGTATTTCCGGAACTTTTCATTACCGGTTATCCACCCGAAGACTTGGTACTTAGAACTTCTTTTCTAAAGGCTAACTTAAACGCTTTAGAGAAAGTTGTTGAATATACAACAGGGAAAAATGTGACAGTTATAATCGGTTTTATTGACACCGCTGATGATGCCTACAACTCAGCTGCTGTTATAAAAAACGGACTTGTAATTGCAAAATACTACAAACAACTTCTCCCAAATTACAGTGTCTTTGACGAGCAGAGATATTTCAAAGCCGGGGATAAGGGACTCGTTCTAACATTTGGTTCCGTGAAAGTCGGTGTAAATATCTGTGAAGACATATGGTCGCCTATTGGACCTGTGAGTGAAGAGGTCTTCGGTGGTAAGGCGCAAGTAATCGTAAACCTTTCAGCTTCTCCATACTTCTCTGGAAAACCGCAACTAAGAAGAGAATATCTCACAAAGAAAGCATATGACCACCACTGTGCTATTGTTTACGTCAACACCGTAGGCGGACAGGACGAACTCGTTTTTGACGGTGGTAGTTTAGTGGTAGATCCTGCTGGTAATATCTTTGCTCAAGGGAAGGCTTTTGAAGAGGATATCTTCACAGTTGATATAGATGTTGAAGAATCGCTAAGAAGTGTTCTGCACGATCCAAGAAGAAGAGAGTTTGAACACAGAATAGATAAGTCAAGAATCGTGAATGTCGAAATTGGAAGCTTAAGAAAGAAAACAAAGAAGATTGCTGAGACTAAGTTTGAAAGAGAACTTGAAAACGAAGAAGAACTTTTCGAGGCTTTGAAACTCGCACTCAAAGATTACGTTCATAAAAATGGATTCAAAAAAGTGATATTAGGCTTGAGTGGTGGAATCGATTCGGCTCTGGTTGCAACTATAGCTAAAGAAAGTCTAGGAGCTGAGAATGTAAGAGTCTTACTAATGCCGTCGCAATTTTCAAGTGAATCGAGTGTTACCGATGCAATAAAATTATCGGAAAATCTCGGAATTAGGTACGATATAGTTCCTATTACCAAAGTTTTCGAAAGCTATCTCAATGTTTTAGAACGAGTTTTTGAAGGTAAACCGTTTGATATAACAGAAGAAAACTTGCAAGCGAGAATACGTGGAAACTATTTGATGGCGATGTCAAACAAATTTAATTACTTAGTTCTGACGACTGGAAACAAAAGCGAAATAGCTACCGGCTACAGCACATTGTACGGCGACAGTGCTGGAGGTTTTGCACTTATAAAAGACCTTTACAAAATTGACGTCTACAGAATCTGTAGGTGGTACAACAAAAAACACGGTGAGGTAATACCTGAAAACATACTTACAAAAGCTCCAAGTGCTGAACTTAGACCGAATCAAAAAGACCAAGACACATTACCACCTTACGAGATTTTAGATGAGATTTTAAAACTTTACATAGAAGAAGAATACAGTATAGAAGAGGTTGTCGAAAAAGGTTTCGATAGAAAGACTGTAGAATACGTTGCAAGACTTGTGAAAATAAACGAATACAAACGCAGACAGATGCCTATAGGACCAAAGCTGACAAAGCGCGGTTTTGGAAAAGACAGAAGAATGCCTATAACTAACAAATTCTTCGAGTAA
- a CDS encoding DDE-type integrase/transposase/recombinase codes for MNNSTLSCPKCGSTSLYKNGHDKYGNQQFLCKLCHHSFKLSHSQKRKNFPFPYPKCTSCGKSMQIYKVRRSFVVFRCRACRTKDRVPFNLPEPVTLIPEKFKYFRFPIFFVLKAFVLYMKHNMSYRSLAHSLNIKVSHVTIYKWVIKLCTLFSVLFPTFTIENVFSVHADETVLVFKEQKYYVWLLVDHETNLILCWHVSKYRDMGQVKVLLEKFFGNSKPRNIELITDGLGAYESAVKLLFRNINHVVVPLGKNNQCESKFSLLKDFFRLKRGLKNTKNLAKYIQGFCVVKNLWKTHNGNINRILSQLHSFITTS; via the coding sequence ATGAACAACTCAACGCTCTCTTGTCCAAAATGCGGTTCCACCAGCTTATACAAAAACGGTCATGACAAATACGGTAACCAACAATTCCTTTGCAAACTCTGCCATCATTCTTTCAAACTCTCCCATTCTCAAAAACGCAAAAACTTCCCTTTCCCTTATCCCAAATGCACTTCTTGTGGTAAATCTATGCAAATTTACAAAGTCCGTCGCTCTTTCGTTGTCTTCCGTTGTAGAGCTTGTCGTACCAAAGATAGAGTACCTTTTAACCTCCCCGAACCAGTCACCCTTATTCCTGAGAAATTTAAATATTTCCGCTTCCCTATCTTTTTCGTCTTAAAGGCTTTTGTTTTGTATATGAAACACAATATGTCTTATCGCTCTCTTGCTCATTCTCTTAATATCAAAGTATCTCATGTCACCATATACAAATGGGTTATTAAATTGTGTACTTTATTCTCTGTACTTTTTCCAACATTTACCATCGAAAATGTTTTCTCAGTTCATGCTGATGAAACTGTTCTTGTGTTCAAAGAACAAAAGTACTATGTTTGGCTATTAGTTGATCACGAAACTAACTTAATTCTTTGTTGGCATGTCTCAAAGTATCGTGATATGGGACAAGTCAAAGTATTGCTCGAGAAGTTCTTTGGTAATTCAAAACCTAGAAACATTGAACTTATTACTGATGGACTTGGTGCATATGAAAGTGCAGTAAAGCTGTTGTTCAGAAATATCAATCACGTAGTGGTACCGCTCGGTAAAAACAATCAATGTGAATCTAAGTTTTCATTGTTGAAAGACTTTTTCCGACTCAAGCGAGGGCTGAAGAATACGAAGAACTTAGCGAAATATATTCAAGGATTTTGTGTAGTGAAGAATCTTTGGAAAACGCACAATGGCAATATCAATCGCATTCTTTCACAATTACACTCTTTCATCACTACAAGTTAA
- a CDS encoding SRPBCC family protein has protein sequence MRLTDGEEVTDRGKVIAVVEERIFEFYWYEYEDGFRSRVEFKLTPVDDEITLLEIRDKTFVKDESELHIRYGCAYGWGQFVLLLKTYLEKGLVLI, from the coding sequence ATCAGATTAACTGACGGGGAAGAGGTTACAGACAGAGGTAAAGTAATAGCAGTCGTCGAAGAAAGAATCTTTGAGTTTTACTGGTACGAATACGAAGACGGATTCAGAAGCAGAGTTGAATTTAAGCTCACTCCAGTCGACGACGAAATAACGCTTTTAGAAATTCGTGACAAAACTTTTGTCAAAGACGAAAGTGAACTTCACATACGATACGGTTGTGCCTACGGCTGGGGGCAGTTTGTATTACTCTTGAAAACTTATTTGGAAAAAGGTTTAGTATTAATATAA
- a CDS encoding thiamine diphosphokinase has translation MKKATIIINGNSKEIFYITGDILIAVDGGANELRKRKIYPNVVIGDMDSISEGLLKEYKEKEIECIVYPTEKDETDLELAIRYAIRKGFEEVEIINWLGERVDMLFAMVGILAKYSKDIKIKAVSEKIEVGVVYSEEVLKAVSGETWSILAFPEAELEIEGFKYPFKGKMVIEDPLGVSNEALGERVKINVKKGKVVYFRWKKKPL, from the coding sequence ATGAAAAAAGCGACCATAATAATCAACGGTAATTCGAAAGAGATTTTCTACATAACTGGAGATATTTTGATCGCAGTCGATGGAGGTGCAAACGAACTTAGAAAAAGAAAGATCTATCCTAACGTCGTAATAGGAGACATGGATTCTATCTCCGAAGGGCTTTTAAAAGAATATAAAGAGAAGGAAATTGAATGCATAGTATACCCTACAGAAAAAGATGAAACCGACTTGGAGCTTGCTATTCGATATGCAATTAGAAAAGGATTTGAAGAGGTTGAAATTATCAATTGGCTTGGCGAAAGAGTGGATATGCTTTTTGCGATGGTCGGAATTTTAGCTAAGTATTCTAAAGATATCAAAATAAAAGCGGTTTCGGAAAAAATAGAAGTCGGTGTAGTTTATTCTGAAGAAGTGCTTAAAGCTGTTTCTGGAGAAACTTGGTCTATTTTAGCTTTCCCTGAAGCAGAACTTGAAATAGAAGGTTTCAAATATCCGTTCAAAGGTAAGATGGTTATTGAAGATCCACTGGGAGTTAGCAATGAAGCTTTGGGTGAAAGAGTAAAAATTAACGTAAAAAAAGGTAAGGTGGTGTACTTTAGGTGGAAGAAAAAACCGTTGTAA
- the dxr gene encoding 1-deoxy-D-xylulose-5-phosphate reductoisomerase encodes MEEKTVVILGATGSIGTQTVDVIKKISGFKVTGIAFGKNTEIAKKIMTELSVENYYSPTELGFGRRFTSYGDLVAYLEPDIVVSAITGFEGVKATLASIPFTKRLALATKESLVCAGRFVKNLCKKYGVELIPIDSEHSAIFQIIENSVEKIVLTASGGAVRDVPLEKLNSLKAEQVLKHPTWNMGGRITVDSATMVNKLFEVIEANELFGVPFENIDVKINPSSFVHGLVLLKDGTIKIHAGKPDMRVPIAYALTYPERRYENEKPRIEDFDLRLLDVEKERYPLFYFGLQYADSLEHRIALNAADEVAVEKFLAGKIDFKGIELVVKRVVENVDKDNFRIDNIEDVFFLDEISRKKALEEVEKIANS; translated from the coding sequence GTGGAAGAAAAAACCGTTGTAATACTCGGAGCAACAGGCTCAATAGGAACTCAAACTGTTGATGTGATAAAAAAGATCAGTGGCTTCAAAGTTACAGGAATTGCGTTTGGAAAAAATACCGAAATTGCAAAAAAGATAATGACAGAACTAAGCGTTGAAAATTATTATTCACCTACTGAGCTAGGTTTTGGAAGAAGGTTTACTTCATACGGTGATTTAGTTGCATATCTTGAACCTGATATCGTCGTTTCTGCTATTACAGGTTTTGAAGGTGTCAAAGCAACTTTAGCTTCTATACCATTTACAAAAAGACTTGCGCTTGCGACTAAAGAATCTTTAGTTTGCGCCGGCAGATTCGTCAAGAATTTATGTAAAAAATACGGAGTAGAATTGATACCGATAGATAGCGAACATTCGGCTATATTTCAGATTATCGAAAATTCTGTTGAAAAGATAGTCTTAACGGCTTCTGGAGGAGCTGTGAGAGATGTACCACTTGAGAAACTGAACTCTTTGAAGGCCGAGCAAGTTCTAAAGCATCCAACCTGGAATATGGGTGGAAGGATAACTGTTGATTCTGCAACGATGGTGAACAAGCTTTTCGAAGTCATTGAAGCCAACGAATTGTTCGGAGTTCCTTTTGAGAATATAGACGTAAAAATTAACCCATCAAGTTTTGTACACGGTTTAGTACTTCTAAAAGATGGTACAATAAAGATACACGCTGGAAAACCAGATATGAGAGTTCCAATTGCTTACGCACTCACTTACCCAGAAAGAAGGTACGAAAACGAAAAACCGAGAATTGAAGATTTTGATTTGAGGTTGTTAGATGTTGAAAAAGAAAGATATCCACTTTTTTATTTTGGTCTTCAATACGCAGATAGTTTAGAACATAGAATTGCTTTGAACGCGGCGGACGAAGTTGCGGTTGAAAAATTCTTAGCTGGAAAGATAGATTTCAAAGGAATCGAACTTGTTGTGAAAAGAGTGGTTGAAAATGTTGACAAAGATAACTTTAGAATCGATAATATAGAAGACGTATTCTTCTTAGACGAAATTTCAAGAAAGAAAGCGCTTGAGGAGGTTGAAAAAATTGCTAATAGTTAA
- a CDS encoding site-2 protease family protein, translating into MLIVNIISFLLVFIFIVVVHEFGHYLFARFFGVKVHEFAIGFGPAIYRKKGKNTDFRVNAIPLGGYVRLKGEDPAEEEDPDSLYGISAWKRLLVVLAGPVFSILAGYLLFVFIIGTWGYYPAVIDSFIEGSPAKMAGLKEGDMILKINGKYVFDNFDITEQIRKGEPVTFEVLRDGRIEKITVKPVMSQVEYSLLLDDFTGELGNVVIQAGNQPFGEDALKANLNKFVYFKTEVGEFGGVINRYSVSPQRYMIGFYYGSVSPRLAKGYSIFSNGDVLIKVEDMEIRSSVDMIDLYTRLTLKDTQIYLEFKENRVKKVLRPLPESLRVTYLSKGQEKVAVLQKSELIKMFSEPGLFENLAQRYKPKGIQKISLAIERTNRLAFYIWRTLPKAFFGGSKEEVAGPIGMVQIIGDAARSGLETILTVVAIITINLGIFNLFPLPALDGGRIVFAAIEVISRRKLNRNIENLIHTIGFFLLLAFIIYISFLDVGRFLGR; encoded by the coding sequence TTGCTAATAGTTAACATTATTTCCTTCTTGTTGGTCTTTATATTTATCGTTGTCGTCCACGAATTTGGACATTATTTGTTTGCAAGGTTTTTCGGGGTTAAAGTCCACGAATTCGCTATAGGTTTTGGACCTGCTATTTACAGAAAGAAAGGAAAAAACACTGACTTTCGTGTTAATGCGATACCACTTGGCGGATACGTAAGGCTGAAAGGTGAAGATCCCGCTGAAGAAGAGGATCCAGATTCTTTGTACGGAATTTCCGCATGGAAAAGGTTATTAGTCGTCTTAGCCGGGCCCGTATTCTCGATCCTTGCGGGGTACCTTCTTTTTGTATTCATAATAGGCACTTGGGGTTATTATCCCGCTGTAATAGATAGTTTTATCGAAGGTTCACCTGCAAAGATGGCTGGACTAAAGGAAGGGGATATGATCTTAAAGATCAATGGAAAGTACGTATTTGATAACTTTGATATAACCGAACAGATAAGAAAAGGTGAACCTGTCACTTTCGAAGTTCTCCGAGATGGAAGAATAGAAAAAATAACTGTTAAGCCTGTAATGAGTCAAGTTGAGTACTCTTTGTTGTTAGATGATTTTACCGGCGAACTCGGGAATGTAGTTATCCAAGCAGGGAACCAACCTTTTGGCGAAGATGCTTTAAAAGCGAATTTGAACAAATTTGTCTACTTCAAAACCGAAGTAGGTGAATTTGGCGGGGTTATAAACAGATATTCTGTGAGTCCGCAAAGGTACATGATAGGTTTTTACTACGGTTCAGTCAGTCCGAGGCTTGCAAAGGGTTATAGTATCTTCTCTAATGGCGATGTCTTAATTAAGGTAGAAGATATGGAAATAAGATCTTCAGTTGATATGATAGATCTTTACACAAGGCTCACTCTTAAAGATACTCAGATATACCTTGAGTTTAAGGAAAATAGGGTCAAAAAAGTTTTGAGACCTCTACCGGAAAGTTTAAGAGTGACTTACTTATCGAAAGGTCAAGAAAAAGTTGCTGTTTTACAGAAATCTGAGCTTATTAAAATGTTCTCAGAACCCGGACTTTTCGAAAATTTAGCTCAAAGATACAAGCCAAAAGGAATCCAGAAAATTTCACTGGCTATCGAGAGAACGAACAGACTGGCTTTCTACATTTGGAGAACGTTACCTAAAGCTTTCTTTGGTGGCAGTAAAGAAGAAGTTGCCGGTCCTATCGGAATGGTGCAGATAATTGGAGATGCCGCAAGAAGTGGACTTGAGACGATCTTAACTGTTGTCGCAATAATAACTATAAATTTAGGAATATTCAACCTCTTCCCACTTCCGGCGTTAGACGGTGGTAGAATAGTATTTGCGGCTATAGAGGTTATATCGAGAAGAAAGTTAAACAGAAACATCGAAAACTTAATACATACAATCGGATTCTTCCTGTTGTTAGCGTTTATAATATACATCTCATTTTTGGACGTAGGCAGGTTTTTGGGAAGATGA
- the ispG gene encoding flavodoxin-dependent (E)-4-hydroxy-3-methylbut-2-enyl-diphosphate synthase codes for MKDYRKKLKRDVRVGKIGIGGNFPISIQSMTNTDTRDVSATVNQIIKLEEAGCEIVRVSTPDIESAKAIKAIKEHVNIPIVADIHFDYKIAIEAIKNGADKVRLNPGNIGSAEKVLEVVKVAKEYCVPIRVGANSGSINKKYEHLPKIDALVESALDEVRILEKAGFCDIVISLKSSDVLETVQANRKIHALVDYPLHIGVTEAGTLYNSLIKSSSALGTLLLEGIGDTIRISIAGDPINEVITAKKLLTFLKIRKGVDVVACPTCARTNFDVEEVALEVEKFLSNIEEDITVSVLGCVVNGVGEAKDSDVGIAGVKDGIAVFYKGEIIGTYQKEKAFEILKEKIELIIKERRGDK; via the coding sequence ATGAAAGACTATAGAAAAAAGCTGAAAAGAGATGTTAGAGTTGGAAAAATCGGTATAGGTGGGAATTTTCCGATAAGTATCCAGTCGATGACGAATACCGATACAAGAGATGTATCCGCAACCGTAAATCAAATAATAAAACTTGAGGAAGCCGGCTGTGAAATAGTAAGGGTTTCAACTCCAGATATCGAGAGTGCAAAAGCGATAAAGGCTATAAAAGAGCATGTGAATATACCAATTGTTGCGGATATACACTTTGACTACAAGATAGCAATCGAAGCTATCAAAAACGGTGCTGACAAAGTTAGGTTAAATCCCGGAAATATCGGTTCAGCTGAGAAAGTTTTGGAGGTCGTAAAAGTTGCAAAAGAGTACTGTGTACCAATAAGGGTTGGAGCTAACAGCGGTTCGATAAACAAAAAGTACGAACATTTGCCAAAAATTGACGCTTTAGTTGAATCGGCCCTAGATGAGGTTAGAATACTCGAAAAAGCAGGATTTTGCGACATAGTCATTTCGCTTAAAAGTTCTGACGTCTTAGAAACAGTGCAGGCAAACAGAAAGATCCACGCTCTAGTAGATTATCCCCTTCATATCGGAGTTACGGAAGCTGGAACACTTTACAATTCGCTGATAAAATCTTCGTCTGCCCTTGGAACGCTGTTACTTGAAGGAATAGGTGATACGATTAGAATATCAATAGCTGGTGACCCAATAAACGAGGTTATAACTGCAAAAAAGCTTTTGACATTTTTAAAGATTAGAAAAGGAGTAGATGTTGTAGCTTGTCCAACTTGCGCACGCACAAATTTTGATGTTGAAGAGGTGGCGCTAGAAGTTGAAAAGTTCCTCTCGAATATTGAAGAAGACATAACTGTTTCGGTTCTAGGATGCGTGGTTAACGGAGTTGGAGAAGCGAAAGATTCTGACGTCGGAATAGCTGGAGTTAAGGATGGTATTGCTGTCTTTTACAAAGGAGAGATAATAGGTACTTACCAAAAAGAGAAAGCTTTTGAGATTTTGAAAGAAAAGATTGAATTGATTATTAAAGAAAGAAGAGGTGATAAATGA